One Dasania marina DSM 21967 DNA segment encodes these proteins:
- the lapB gene encoding lipopolysaccharide assembly protein LapB: MVDSWLLLLLVTAIGIGWYLGQRSSSVMSQQHAQTALQQQYYKGLNYLLNDQPDGALDAFIEALDVNSETLETHIAVGNLMRRKGEVERAIRIHQNLLSRPTLPREQLHQAHLELAKDFISAGLLDRAELLLEDLIVDAPELHKTATLLLLEILQDEKEWRQAVVKAQQLLPKKTLLKAAAGDPMIVRALSHYYCELAEQALDKHDYHAARKDLKQSLMHDKDCVRASLLLARAEYETGHYENAVKSLHKIRHQNLSYVSESINLLKLCCEKLNDPQSFQRYLKMCLDLYPSVSVVLALAEDIQRLEGDEAAAKFMGGELKRRPSLRGLDKLVALHVANSQGTARDNLVILQALIHKLMASKPHYRCQHCGFSGKKLHWLCPSCKQWGEVAPIRGAEGD, encoded by the coding sequence ATGGTAGATAGCTGGCTGTTGTTATTATTGGTGACTGCCATAGGTATAGGTTGGTATCTGGGGCAGCGCTCATCCTCTGTGATGTCACAGCAGCATGCGCAGACGGCGTTGCAGCAGCAATATTATAAAGGCCTTAATTACCTACTTAATGATCAACCCGATGGCGCGCTGGATGCTTTTATCGAAGCACTGGATGTTAACAGCGAAACCTTAGAGACCCATATAGCGGTAGGTAATTTAATGCGCCGTAAGGGCGAGGTGGAGCGCGCTATACGCATACACCAAAACTTATTATCCCGGCCGACGTTACCCCGCGAGCAGCTACACCAAGCTCACCTAGAATTGGCAAAAGATTTCATCAGCGCAGGTTTATTAGACCGAGCCGAGCTACTATTAGAAGATTTAATTGTCGATGCCCCCGAATTACACAAAACCGCCACGCTGTTACTGCTAGAGATTTTGCAAGATGAAAAAGAGTGGCGGCAAGCAGTAGTCAAGGCGCAGCAGTTACTGCCCAAAAAAACGCTATTAAAAGCCGCCGCTGGCGACCCGATGATAGTGCGGGCCTTGTCGCATTATTATTGCGAGCTGGCTGAGCAAGCGCTAGATAAGCATGATTATCACGCGGCCAGAAAAGATCTGAAACAATCGCTGATGCACGATAAAGACTGCGTGCGTGCCTCGCTGTTGTTAGCCAGGGCCGAATATGAAACCGGCCATTACGAAAACGCGGTTAAAAGCCTGCATAAAATCCGCCATCAAAATTTAAGCTATGTTTCTGAATCTATAAACTTGTTAAAATTGTGCTGCGAAAAGTTAAATGACCCGCAATCTTTCCAGCGCTATCTTAAAATGTGTTTGGATTTATACCCCTCAGTTAGCGTAGTGCTGGCGTTGGCTGAAGATATACAGCGCTTAGAGGGCGATGAAGCCGCCGCTAAATTTATGGGTGGCGAGTTAAAGCGCCGGCCCTCGCTACGCGGCTTAGATAAATTGGTAGCCCTGCATGTGGCCAATAGTCAGGGCACGGCCCGTGACAACTTGGTTATTTTACAGGCATTAATACATAAACTAATGGCCAGCAAGCCGCACTACCGCTGCCAGCATTGCGGCTTTTCTGGCAAAAAATTGCATTGGTTGTGCCCCAGTTGCAAACAGTGGGGTGAGGTTGCCCCCATACGCGGCGCCGAAGGCGATTAA
- a CDS encoding tRNA(Met) cytidine acetyltransferase TmcA — MAVSAVNKAFKQLLADAQQSQQRRLVIIAGEQAWGRKQLQQLMLSQFFEQQHHISEELLGAEDPTITTLSRKKSQQMLGTDISCLVYDAYSGLDPDAIGVLGGAIVGGGLLIMLTPELDDWHNFLDPDYHRLLVHPNKPEQLEHLFIRRFASTIEQLDSALICSEKNGLTIPTPTPTSLAQSGATAIAAPAISSATQADYCRTADQRAAVAAIVKVVKGHRRRPLVLTSDRGRGKSSALGIAAAELMKSGVQKIIITAPTLAAVQAVFEHAKQLLGGGTHSDKGRLSLDNQQLIFMPPDQLLRPAPKADVLLVDEAAAIPLTILATLLQQYSRVVFASTVHGYEGAGRGFGIRFQQILDEQTPQWKSLTLEQPIRWQANDPVEQWLFEALLLNADYSLSLAKKIKPRDCKFVELERRDLVNNEALLRQIFSLLVLAHYQTTPADLRNLLDGPNIRVWVALYEDQVLATALVTDEGDFSRELATAVWKGERRLRGHLLPQTLAAHSGVEVAPKLRYQRIMRIAVQPELQQQGFGQAMLAAISEQAEKSDVDILGSSFGVTADVLHFWQRAGFTPVRLGVSRDACSGTHSAIVLQSFNLSGELVIDLVRYRFLEHFPHQLLTLFAGLEPELAAGLMFGGEMADLILLDDQDWLDITAFAEGYRVYEVCSVPLWKLACSFTGQLEVRQWLTDAQRDLVVYVLLQNRPAPWVAKQLGFTGRKELVQALRDVVKLLSRQQIFLRPTSVH, encoded by the coding sequence GTGGCAGTCAGTGCAGTAAACAAAGCCTTTAAGCAATTGCTTGCCGATGCTCAACAATCGCAACAACGCCGCTTAGTTATTATTGCTGGCGAGCAAGCTTGGGGGCGCAAGCAGCTACAGCAATTAATGTTGTCACAGTTTTTTGAACAGCAGCACCATATTAGTGAAGAACTATTGGGGGCTGAAGATCCTACTATCACTACCCTTAGCCGTAAAAAGTCACAGCAAATGCTGGGCACGGATATTAGCTGTTTGGTATACGATGCCTATAGCGGTTTAGACCCCGATGCTATCGGTGTGCTGGGCGGTGCGATAGTGGGCGGCGGCTTGTTGATTATGCTCACTCCAGAATTAGACGACTGGCATAATTTTTTAGACCCCGATTATCACCGTTTACTGGTGCATCCCAATAAGCCGGAACAGCTAGAACATTTATTTATACGCCGCTTTGCCAGTACTATCGAACAGCTGGATAGCGCACTGATTTGTTCAGAAAAAAATGGCTTAACGATACCTACACCCACACCCACATCACTAGCCCAATCCGGCGCCACAGCAATTGCCGCGCCTGCTATTAGCAGTGCCACGCAAGCCGATTACTGCCGTACGGCTGATCAGCGCGCGGCAGTGGCGGCTATTGTTAAGGTGGTTAAAGGCCACAGGCGCAGGCCCTTGGTGCTTACCTCCGATAGAGGCAGAGGTAAGAGTTCTGCACTGGGTATAGCGGCCGCAGAGCTAATGAAAAGCGGTGTGCAAAAAATTATCATTACCGCGCCAACATTAGCGGCAGTGCAGGCTGTATTCGAACATGCCAAACAATTGTTAGGGGGCGGCACGCATAGTGATAAAGGCCGTTTAAGTCTGGATAATCAGCAGTTGATCTTTATGCCGCCCGATCAATTACTCAGGCCGGCTCCTAAAGCTGATGTGTTATTGGTGGATGAAGCCGCAGCCATACCGCTCACTATTTTAGCGACGCTATTGCAGCAATATAGCCGCGTGGTGTTTGCCTCCACGGTGCATGGTTACGAGGGCGCGGGGCGAGGCTTCGGCATACGCTTTCAGCAAATATTAGATGAACAAACGCCACAGTGGAAAAGCCTGACACTGGAGCAGCCCATACGCTGGCAGGCTAATGACCCGGTAGAGCAGTGGTTGTTTGAAGCGCTATTACTTAACGCCGATTACAGCCTGTCCTTGGCGAAAAAAATAAAACCCCGCGATTGTAAATTTGTTGAGCTCGAACGCCGCGATTTAGTGAACAATGAAGCTTTACTCAGGCAAATATTTTCCTTATTGGTGCTGGCTCATTATCAAACCACGCCGGCAGATTTACGCAATTTATTAGATGGTCCCAATATTCGCGTATGGGTGGCTTTATATGAAGATCAGGTGTTGGCCACCGCCTTGGTTACTGACGAAGGCGACTTTAGTAGAGAGTTAGCCACGGCGGTATGGAAGGGCGAACGTCGTTTGCGTGGCCATTTATTGCCACAAACCTTAGCGGCGCATTCCGGGGTAGAGGTGGCACCTAAGCTGCGCTACCAGCGTATTATGCGCATTGCGGTGCAGCCTGAGCTGCAACAGCAAGGCTTCGGGCAAGCGATGCTAGCGGCGATTAGCGAACAGGCCGAAAAATCCGATGTAGACATTTTGGGTTCTAGTTTTGGGGTGACTGCCGACGTGTTACATTTTTGGCAGCGTGCCGGTTTTACCCCAGTGCGTTTAGGCGTGTCGCGCGATGCCTGTAGTGGCACGCACTCGGCCATAGTGCTGCAGTCGTTTAATCTCTCGGGGGAGTTGGTGATAGATTTAGTACGCTATCGTTTTTTAGAGCATTTCCCTCATCAATTACTCACTTTGTTTGCGGGCTTAGAGCCGGAGTTGGCAGCCGGTTTAATGTTTGGTGGCGAGATGGCCGACCTTATCCTATTGGATGATCAAGACTGGTTAGACATCACCGCCTTTGCCGAAGGTTATAGGGTGTATGAAGTTTGCAGTGTGCCGCTGTGGAAACTAGCTTGTAGCTTTACCGGGCAGTTAGAAGTTAGGCAGTGGTTGACGGATGCGCAGCGTGATTTAGTGGTGTATGTATTATTGCAAAATCGGCCAGCGCCCTGGGTGGCAAAACAATTAGGCTTTACCGGTAGAAAAGAACTTGTGCAAGCACTTAGGGATGTTGTTAAGTTACTCAGCCGGCAGCAAATATTTTTAAGGCCCACCTCGGTGCATTAA
- the cmk gene encoding (d)CMP kinase produces the protein MAEQGEFKQIVTVDGPSGSGKGSLCQLLAKELGWHLLDSGALYRIVGLAAQQQGVSFDDEVALTQLAAHLNVEFKPGPPGEPAAVLLDGQDISRQVRAETTGALASKVAVYNGVRDALLALQQSFAKAPGLVADGRDMGTVVFPHAPTKIYLTASAEERASRRYKQLKEAGQSVTLAALLEDIHARDDRDMNREVAPLKPAVDAVVIDSSVMGIKDVYNQVMIEINKSL, from the coding sequence ATGGCAGAGCAAGGTGAATTTAAGCAGATTGTTACCGTCGACGGCCCCAGTGGCTCCGGCAAGGGTAGCCTGTGCCAGTTGTTGGCGAAAGAGCTGGGTTGGCATTTATTAGATAGTGGCGCGCTATACCGCATAGTCGGTTTAGCGGCGCAACAGCAGGGCGTGAGCTTTGACGATGAGGTGGCGCTGACGCAACTGGCGGCTCATTTAAATGTAGAGTTTAAGCCTGGCCCGCCGGGTGAGCCCGCTGCGGTATTGCTGGATGGCCAAGATATTAGCCGGCAGGTGCGTGCCGAAACCACCGGTGCGCTGGCTTCAAAAGTGGCGGTTTATAATGGTGTGCGCGATGCCTTATTAGCCTTGCAGCAGAGCTTTGCGAAAGCGCCGGGCTTGGTGGCCGATGGCCGCGATATGGGTACGGTGGTGTTCCCCCATGCGCCCACTAAAATTTACCTCACTGCCAGCGCCGAAGAGCGCGCCAGTAGGCGCTATAAACAGTTGAAAGAAGCGGGCCAAAGTGTTACTCTCGCCGCGCTTTTGGAAGACATCCACGCCCGTGACGATCGCGATATGAATCGTGAAGTCGCGCCGCTAAAGCCTGCAGTTGATGCTGTCGTTATTGATAGCTCTGTAATGGGTATTAAAGATGTTTACAATCAGGTGATGATTGAGATTAATAAATCTCTTTAA
- the pyrF gene encoding orotidine-5'-phosphate decarboxylase encodes MTTTSPVIVALDYNNLQQVEALAEQLNPADCRLKVGKELFTYCGPAVLSLLHSKGFEVFLDLKFHDIPNTVAGAVKAAADMGVWMVNVHASGGQRMMAAAREAIANHQQRPSLIAVTVLTSMEQADLAGVGISCTPAEQVQRLARLTQQSGLDGVVCSAQESSLLRDALGAEFQLVTPGIRPVDSEQGDQRRIATPKAAMVAGSHYLVIGRPITQSSDPLAALQAINQQLSD; translated from the coding sequence ATGACTACCACATCCCCCGTTATTGTCGCCTTGGATTACAATAACCTACAGCAGGTTGAAGCCTTGGCTGAGCAACTAAACCCTGCCGATTGCCGCTTGAAAGTGGGCAAGGAATTATTTACCTACTGCGGCCCGGCGGTACTCTCGCTGCTGCATAGCAAAGGCTTTGAGGTTTTTCTCGATTTAAAATTTCACGACATCCCCAATACCGTAGCCGGCGCTGTCAAAGCTGCCGCTGATATGGGGGTATGGATGGTGAATGTGCATGCCAGCGGTGGCCAGCGCATGATGGCAGCGGCCAGGGAGGCCATTGCCAATCACCAGCAGCGCCCGTCCTTAATTGCCGTCACCGTGCTTACCAGCATGGAGCAGGCCGACTTGGCTGGGGTGGGCATCAGCTGCACGCCCGCCGAGCAGGTGCAGCGTTTGGCCAGGCTAACCCAGCAATCGGGCCTAGATGGCGTGGTGTGCTCGGCGCAAGAGTCCAGCCTGTTGCGTGACGCCTTGGGTGCAGAGTTTCAATTAGTGACCCCCGGCATACGCCCAGTCGATAGTGAACAGGGCGATCAGCGCCGCATTGCCACCCCTAAGGCGGCGATGGTTGCGGGCAGCCACTACTTGGTGATCGGTAGACCTATTACCCAAAGTAGCGATCCTTTAGCGGCTTTACAGGCCATTAATCAGCAATTAAGCGACTAA
- the aroA gene encoding 3-phosphoshikimate 1-carboxyvinyltransferase: protein MKFIASPGGQQLFGDIRVAGDKSISHRSIMLGSLAEGVTEVTGFLEGDDALATLNAFRAMGVQIDGPVEGKVTIHGVGLHGLTAPAGDLYVGNSGTSMRLLAGIAAGQNFTVTMTGDVSLSKRPMERVATPLRLMGVEVETQEGGRPPLVIKGKGSLRPIHYDLPMASAQVKSCVLLAGLYAEGQTSTTEPAPTRDHTERMLNGFGYPVTVDGATASLQGGGQLTAMAIDVPADISSAAFFMVAASITPGSVIMLQHVGINPTREGVINVLRLMGADITLFNERVVGGEPVADIRVRSSELIGIDIPADQVPLAIDEFPVLFVAAACAQGTTTLTGAEELRVKESDRIQAMADGLHILGVDAQPTADGIVIQGRGAEEVVFGGGEIESHHDHRIAMSFAVAALRASETITINGCDNVATSFPNFVALAQKAGFKLEQVD, encoded by the coding sequence GTGAAATTTATAGCCAGCCCCGGTGGGCAGCAACTGTTTGGCGACATTCGTGTAGCCGGTGATAAATCCATCTCTCATCGTTCTATTATGTTGGGCTCTTTGGCCGAAGGCGTCACCGAGGTGACAGGCTTTTTGGAGGGCGATGATGCGCTGGCAACCTTAAATGCCTTTCGCGCCATGGGTGTGCAAATTGACGGCCCGGTGGAGGGCAAGGTCACCATACATGGCGTGGGCTTGCACGGCTTAACCGCGCCAGCCGGTGATTTGTATGTAGGCAACTCGGGTACCTCTATGCGCTTGTTGGCCGGTATTGCGGCTGGCCAAAACTTTACTGTGACTATGACTGGTGATGTATCTTTATCTAAGCGCCCCATGGAGCGTGTTGCCACACCTTTGCGGCTAATGGGGGTAGAGGTTGAAACCCAGGAAGGCGGTAGGCCGCCCTTGGTGATTAAAGGTAAGGGTAGCTTACGGCCCATACACTATGATTTACCCATGGCCAGTGCCCAAGTTAAATCCTGTGTGTTATTAGCGGGGCTATACGCTGAGGGGCAAACCTCAACCACCGAGCCTGCCCCCACCCGCGATCACACCGAGCGCATGCTCAATGGTTTTGGTTATCCGGTAACGGTGGATGGTGCGACTGCCAGCCTGCAGGGCGGCGGCCAGTTAACAGCTATGGCTATCGATGTCCCCGCCGACATTTCTTCGGCGGCGTTTTTTATGGTGGCGGCCAGCATTACTCCCGGCTCGGTGATTATGTTGCAACATGTAGGCATTAACCCCACCCGCGAGGGCGTCATTAATGTACTGCGTTTAATGGGCGCTGATATCACCCTATTTAATGAGCGAGTAGTGGGTGGCGAGCCCGTGGCCGATATACGGGTGCGCTCATCTGAGTTGATAGGTATAGATATACCAGCAGATCAAGTACCGCTGGCGATAGATGAATTCCCAGTATTGTTTGTGGCGGCCGCCTGCGCGCAGGGCACTACCACTTTAACCGGCGCCGAAGAGCTGCGGGTTAAAGAGAGTGACCGCATTCAAGCTATGGCCGACGGCCTGCACATTTTAGGTGTTGATGCCCAGCCTACGGCTGATGGCATAGTGATACAGGGCAGGGGTGCTGAAGAGGTGGTGTTTGGCGGTGGCGAGATAGAAAGCCATCACGATCACCGTATTGCCATGTCTTTTGCGGTAGCGGCCTTGCGGGCTAGCGAGACTATTACCATTAATGGCTGCGATAACGTGGCCACGTCCTTCCCTAATTTTGTCGCCTTGGCGCAAAAGGCCGGTTTTAAACTTGAGCAGGTTGATTAG
- a CDS encoding LapA family protein: MRLLLRLVLLVVLIAVFTVGVLFTLQNDTAVPLDLLFVQLDAQWLALWMLLAFALGGVFGLLAGLLSLWRVKRERYTLNRQLQAANKELEKLRAGNAGKAVTAKA, from the coding sequence GTGCGCTTATTACTGCGCCTAGTATTACTGGTAGTGTTGATTGCGGTATTTACGGTAGGGGTGTTGTTTACCCTACAAAATGATACAGCGGTGCCTTTGGATCTGTTATTTGTGCAACTGGATGCGCAATGGTTAGCGCTTTGGATGTTACTGGCTTTTGCCTTGGGTGGCGTGTTTGGTTTGTTGGCAGGGCTGCTGAGTTTGTGGCGGGTAAAACGCGAACGTTATACCTTAAATCGTCAGCTGCAGGCGGCTAATAAAGAGTTGGAAAAACTGCGTGCCGGTAACGCTGGCAAAGCTGTAACAGCTAAGGCATGA
- a CDS encoding DHHA1 domain-containing protein: MAIYDVFNGDADGICALLQLRNAQPADSQLITGVKRDIKLLDKVQAVAGDTVNVFDISFDKNRQGVEAALAAGATVFYVDHHHAGEIPVHPNLTTIINIAADVCTSLLINGHLKGQFSQWALVGAFGDNLKNSAQALAKTMSLTGDELERLENLGIYMNYNGYGSSVEDLHFAPDQLYRSMITYKTPLEFMVDAKDTFQHLEQGYEEDMYSATHIAPEFSNDNVAVFVFPDEPWARRVSGVYGNDLANQFSSRGHAVVTEKPNGNYLVSVRAPLNNKTGADELCRRFTSGGGRAAAAGINELPAAQLPDFIEQFNQFYSA; this comes from the coding sequence GTGGCAATTTATGATGTTTTTAATGGCGATGCCGATGGTATCTGCGCCTTGTTGCAACTGCGCAATGCGCAACCTGCCGATAGCCAATTAATTACCGGGGTTAAGCGCGATATAAAGTTGTTGGATAAAGTGCAGGCCGTAGCAGGCGATACGGTCAATGTTTTCGACATCTCTTTTGATAAAAACCGCCAGGGTGTAGAAGCTGCATTGGCGGCAGGTGCGACGGTGTTTTATGTGGATCACCACCATGCCGGTGAGATCCCGGTTCATCCCAATCTTACAACCATTATCAACATAGCGGCTGACGTATGCACCAGCCTATTAATTAATGGCCATTTAAAAGGCCAGTTTTCTCAGTGGGCTTTAGTAGGCGCCTTTGGCGATAATTTAAAAAACAGTGCGCAGGCCTTAGCTAAAACCATGAGCTTAACTGGCGATGAGTTAGAGCGCTTAGAAAATTTGGGCATATACATGAACTACAACGGCTATGGCTCTAGCGTTGAAGACTTACACTTCGCGCCTGATCAGCTGTACCGTTCTATGATTACCTATAAAACGCCGCTGGAGTTTATGGTAGACGCTAAAGATACCTTTCAGCATTTAGAGCAGGGCTATGAAGAAGATATGTATTCAGCTACCCATATAGCCCCCGAATTCAGTAACGACAATGTCGCGGTTTTTGTTTTCCCCGATGAGCCTTGGGCGCGTCGTGTCAGTGGTGTTTATGGCAATGACCTGGCCAATCAATTTTCCAGTCGCGGCCATGCCGTGGTTACCGAAAAACCTAACGGCAATTATTTGGTTAGTGTGAGAGCGCCATTAAATAACAAAACCGGTGCCGATGAACTTTGCCGTCGCTTTACTAGTGGTGGTGGTAGGGCAGCGGCAGCGGGTATTAATGAATTACCTGCTGCGCAACTACCTGATTTTATTGAGCAGTTTAACCAATTTTATAGCGCCTAA
- the ihfB gene encoding integration host factor subunit beta, which yields MTKSELIERIASRQQQLSVKDVELAIKTIIEQMSQTLAMGERIEIRGFGSFSLHYREPRLGRNPKTGETVQLAGKYVPHFKPGKEMRERVNESLLKVR from the coding sequence ATGACCAAGTCGGAGTTGATTGAGCGTATCGCTTCTCGTCAACAACAGTTGTCGGTTAAAGATGTAGAGCTGGCTATTAAAACTATTATTGAGCAAATGTCACAGACATTAGCTATGGGTGAGCGCATAGAGATACGCGGCTTCGGCAGCTTCTCTTTGCACTATCGCGAGCCGCGCTTAGGCCGTAACCCTAAAACTGGTGAAACGGTACAATTGGCGGGCAAATATGTGCCCCATTTTAAACCCGGTAAGGAGATGCGCGAGCGGGTAAACGAAAGCTTGCTTAAAGTCCGATAG
- a CDS encoding ComEA family DNA-binding protein, translated as MKQLITAILCTLLLLPTSVAWADQSAAITEVNINTADAAQLAKGLKGVGANKAKAIIEYRELNGSFKSPEELTEIKGIGVKLVQDNRDRITL; from the coding sequence ATGAAACAACTCATTACCGCCATTCTCTGTACCTTGTTACTGCTACCTACCAGCGTTGCCTGGGCCGATCAGTCAGCCGCTATCACTGAGGTTAATATTAATACCGCTGATGCTGCGCAATTGGCAAAGGGCTTAAAAGGTGTAGGTGCCAATAAAGCCAAGGCTATTATTGAATACAGAGAGCTAAATGGCAGCTTTAAATCCCCTGAAGAGCTTACCGAAATTAAGGGTATAGGGGTTAAGTTAGTACAGGATAATCGCGATAGGATTACGCTTTAA
- the rpsA gene encoding 30S ribosomal protein S1, with translation MENFAELFEESLITLNMKPGSIVTGVVIDIDSDWVTVHAGLKSEGVIPRSEFLSESGELSLEIGDEVQVALEAVEDGFGATKLSREKAKRAEAWKVLEAAFTAEEVVKGVINGKVKGGFTVDVNSIRAFLPGSLVDVRPVRETTHLEGKELDFRVIKLDQKRNNVVVSRRAVLEEANSADRDALLATLQEGQAVKGIVKNLTDYGAFVDLGGVDGLLHITDMAWKRIKHPSEIVNVGDEIDVKILKFDRERNRVSLGLKQLGEDPWLAITGRYPEGAKVKAKITNLTDYGCFAEIEEGVEGLVHVSEMDWTNKNIHPSKVVNLGDEVEVMVLDIDEERRRISLGIKQCQENPWDVFGREFTKGDKISGAIKSITDFGIFIGLDGAIDGLVHLSDISWDETGEDAVRKYKKGDEIETVILSVDPERERISLGIKQLEDDPFSEYLAENDKGAIVKGIVKEVEAKSAVITLAEGIEGTLKASEISREKVEDARNSLKEGEEVEVKIISADRKNRAITLSIKAKDIADEKEAVKSHKDTTAASTAPTTIGDLIKAQMQKD, from the coding sequence ATGGAAAATTTTGCTGAGTTATTTGAAGAAAGTTTAATCACTTTAAACATGAAGCCTGGTTCTATTGTGACCGGCGTAGTTATCGACATCGACAGCGACTGGGTTACCGTCCACGCTGGTTTAAAGTCTGAAGGCGTTATCCCCCGTAGTGAATTCCTAAGCGAGAGCGGTGAACTATCTCTAGAAATAGGCGATGAAGTTCAAGTTGCTCTTGAAGCAGTAGAAGATGGCTTTGGTGCCACTAAACTGTCTCGCGAAAAAGCCAAACGCGCTGAAGCGTGGAAAGTACTTGAAGCTGCTTTCACTGCTGAAGAGGTTGTTAAAGGCGTTATCAACGGTAAAGTTAAAGGCGGTTTCACCGTTGACGTTAACTCTATCCGTGCATTCTTACCTGGTTCATTGGTTGACGTTCGCCCCGTTCGCGAAACTACTCACCTTGAAGGTAAAGAATTAGATTTCCGCGTAATTAAATTAGACCAGAAGCGCAACAACGTTGTTGTTTCTCGCCGCGCTGTTCTTGAAGAAGCCAACTCTGCTGACCGTGATGCATTGCTTGCTACTTTACAAGAAGGCCAAGCGGTTAAAGGTATCGTTAAAAACCTAACTGACTACGGTGCTTTCGTAGACTTAGGTGGTGTTGACGGCCTATTACACATTACCGATATGGCTTGGAAGCGCATTAAGCACCCAAGTGAAATCGTTAACGTTGGTGACGAAATCGACGTTAAAATCCTTAAGTTTGATCGCGAGCGTAACCGCGTATCTCTAGGTCTTAAGCAATTGGGTGAAGATCCATGGTTGGCGATTACTGGTCGTTACCCAGAGGGTGCCAAAGTTAAGGCTAAAATCACTAACTTAACGGATTACGGTTGTTTCGCCGAAATCGAAGAGGGTGTTGAAGGTTTGGTTCACGTTTCAGAAATGGATTGGACTAACAAAAACATTCACCCGTCTAAGGTTGTTAACTTAGGTGATGAAGTTGAAGTCATGGTATTGGATATAGACGAAGAACGTCGTCGTATCTCTTTGGGTATCAAGCAGTGTCAAGAAAACCCATGGGATGTGTTCGGTCGTGAATTCACCAAAGGCGACAAAATCTCTGGTGCTATCAAGTCTATTACTGACTTCGGTATCTTCATTGGCTTGGACGGCGCTATCGACGGTCTAGTTCACTTGTCTGACATCTCTTGGGATGAGACTGGCGAAGACGCGGTACGCAAGTACAAGAAAGGTGACGAAATTGAAACTGTTATCCTTTCTGTCGATCCAGAACGCGAGCGTATCTCTTTAGGCATCAAGCAATTAGAGGATGATCCATTCTCTGAATACTTGGCCGAGAACGATAAAGGCGCCATCGTCAAAGGTATTGTTAAAGAAGTAGAAGCTAAGTCTGCAGTGATTACGCTTGCTGAAGGCATAGAAGGTACTTTAAAAGCCTCTGAAATCAGCCGTGAAAAAGTTGAAGATGCACGTAACTCGTTGAAAGAAGGCGAAGAAGTTGAAGTGAAGATCATTTCTGCTGACCGCAAAAATCGCGCGATTACGTTGTCTATCAAAGCGAAAGACATTGCTGACGAGAAAGAAGCTGTTAAATCGCACAAAGATACTACAGCGGCAAGTACTGCACCGACCACTATTGGTGACTTGATCAAAGCGCAAATGCAAAAAGACTAA
- a CDS encoding DUF3348 family protein, producing MTKPALNATRNGSRLSHHLAELGFNSQAPSHKNFAERVGQLIGLPGSLVLSALPLKPVINSSNPSSEKAQAIQADFLQQHNELIQFIGKCFDNSETRRRFRLPEVDADSFLDSKSTQVLYQRFYIAMQTELASKAYSLHSLVRDAATDCSPALKQLCTLDKAMQEILSGQLRKAYSQIPAVVAQRYQHWQQQFSAADSSEQHDAIADDAISAAIEQFCQELRQLLLTELDARLQTTYGLIEALNQQVTPATTGNNKP from the coding sequence ATGACTAAACCCGCACTAAACGCTACCCGCAATGGTTCTAGGCTCAGCCACCATTTAGCTGAGCTGGGCTTTAACAGCCAAGCCCCCAGCCATAAAAACTTTGCCGAACGCGTAGGCCAACTGATAGGCCTGCCCGGCTCCTTAGTCTTGTCAGCCCTGCCGCTTAAACCCGTCATTAATAGTAGCAACCCTAGCAGCGAGAAAGCACAGGCCATACAAGCAGATTTTTTGCAGCAGCATAACGAGCTGATTCAATTTATAGGCAAGTGCTTCGATAACAGCGAAACCCGTAGACGCTTTCGTCTGCCCGAGGTTGATGCCGACAGTTTTCTCGATAGCAAAAGCACCCAGGTACTGTATCAGCGTTTTTATATCGCCATGCAAACAGAGCTGGCCAGTAAAGCCTACAGCTTACACAGCTTAGTAAGAGATGCAGCCACCGACTGCTCGCCCGCACTTAAACAACTTTGTACTTTAGACAAGGCCATGCAGGAAATCCTCAGCGGCCAATTACGCAAAGCCTATAGCCAAATACCAGCAGTCGTAGCTCAGCGCTACCAACACTGGCAGCAACAATTTTCAGCAGCTGATAGTAGCGAGCAACACGATGCAATTGCAGACGATGCCATATCAGCAGCTATAGAACAGTTTTGCCAAGAGTTACGGCAATTACTACTCACCGAATTAGATGCACGATTACAAACCACTTATGGCCTAATCGAAGCACTTAACCAACAGGTAACTCCAGCAACTACAGGTAACAACAAACCATGA